The Methylocystis echinoides DNA segment GCCTATTGCCGGGGACGCTTCTGCGTACTTTCCTTCGAGGCAGCCGCTCTACTCCGCAGTAAAGGCTTCGCGGCGCGCCGCCTGGAAGACGGGTTGCCCGAATGGCGCGCCGCGGGGTTGCCCGTCGTCGCCGAAGCTCCCAAGCCGCATTCCGACATGCAGCATAAGCGCCGCCAAGCATCTCGCGTAGCCCCGCAGGCGTTGAAATCCGCTCCCACGGGTTGAAGCCCTTCATGAGGTCGGGGCGTTCCGCGCGAATAGCCTCCCAAAAAGCGCTATTGGCGGGCTCGAAGAGATCCGGCCCCCATGTCGTGATGGCGAGCCGTCCGCCGGGACGCACCATGCGCCACAGCTCCTTGGTGGCCGCCACCATGTCGGAGACGAAGAAAATGCCGAAGACGCAAACGACGACATTGAAGCTGGCGTCGGATAGCCGAGCGCCAGCATATCGCCGGTCTTGAATTCAATATTGCCAAGGCCCTTGGCGCGCGCTTTCGCTGCGCCGAGCCGGACGAGGCGTTCGGCCAGATCGACGGCGACGACCTTTCCGTTCGCCCCGACGGCCTCGGCGGCGGGCGAAGCCGATCCGCCGCTCCCGCAGCAAACATCGAGAACTGTCTCACCCTCGCGCAGGCCAAGGCGCTCGACGGTTCGCCGCCCAAAGCGATGCCAGAACGAGCTGACGGGATGATCGAAATAATCGGCCGCCGCGTTGTAAGCGGCGGCGGCCTTGGCTTTCGCCTCTTCGAGTTCACCCATGGGGCCTAGCCAATTCCCTCGATGATCCGCCCGGTTCCGTCGCAGCGTTCGCAGGGCTCTTCCGTGGGTTGGCCCGTCTCCTTATCGACCTGTTTGCCGGTCCCGTGGCATTCGGGGCAGACATCCTCCCCCGTGCCGGGAATGCCCGCTTCGGGATCGTCGTCAGGCGTGTGGTGGCGAAGCGGATTTTTTGACATGTGATTGCCCCATCTGAGCTGGGTTAGACCGCTTTGTGTTCATACCATCCGCGCGAGCGGCGGACGATATGGACAACGGAGAGCATGACCGGCACCTCGACCAGTACGCCGACGACCGTCGCCAGCGCCGCGCCAGACTGGAAGCCAAACAGCGCGATTGCCGTCGCGACGGCCAGCTCGAAGAAGTTGCTCGCGCCGATCAACGCCGAAGGCCCAGCGACGCACCACTCGACGCCAAGCGCCCGGTTGAGCACATAGGCCAGTCCCGCGTTGAAATAGACTTGGATCAGGATCGGCACCGCCAGCAGGCCGATGATGAGCGGCTGGGCGATGATCTGTTCGCCTTGCAGGCCGAAGAGAATGACGAGCGTCAACAACAGGGCGGAAAGCGACAGCGGGCCGAGTCTGCCGAGCATCTTTTCAAAGCGTCTGGCCTCCCCTGCGCTAGAACCGCGCGCCGCCAGAGTTGCGCGACGATGACTGGCACGACGATGTAGAGGAGGACCGACAGCAAGAGCGTGCTCCAGGGCACGGAGATGGACGAGAGCCCAAGCAGCAAAGCGACAATCGGCGCGAAGGCGATCACCATGATGCTGTCATTGAGCGCGACCTGCGACAGCGTGAAATGCGGCTCGCCGTCCACGAGGTTCGACCAGACGAAGACCATGGCCGTGCAGGGCGCGGCGGCGAGCAGGATCAGCCCGGCGATATAGCTGTCGATCTGGTCGGCAGGCAGGTAGGGTCGGAAGAGATGGGAGATGAACAGCCAGCCGAGCAGCGCCATGGAGAAGGGCTTCACCAGCCAATTAATGCCGACCGTCACCGCAATCCCGCGCCAATGCTCCTTGACCTCCCCGAGAGCGGCGAGGTCGATCTTGAGCAGCATCGGGATGATCATCAGCCAGATCAAGCACGGCGACCGGCAGATTGACCTCGGCGACCGTCGCGCCGCCGATGGCGCGGAAGACCGCAGGCATCGCCTGCCCAAGGACACCCCGGCGACGATGCAGAGCGCGACCCAAATCGTCAGGTAACGCTCGAACACGCCCATGGCGGGCGCTTGGCGGGTTTGAGGCGGACGCGGGAGGGTTGAGGCTTCACTCATGGCCGTTACTCCTCCTCTAAAGCAGCTTAGGCCGGTTCCCTGAGGGGCGCCGCCAGTTTGAGAAGGCGTTCGACGCCAACGGGTTCTTCCTCAAGCAGCGGCACGGCGGCGTAGCGGCGGGCATGGAGTCTCGCCACCTTCTCCACTTCGACCAGTTCGTTTTGCGCGCGCTTGCGTAGGAGAGGCGAGCGCGGACGCGCCGCCGCCACACTGTTGTTGATGACCCATGCCCATGGTTCGATGCCGGCGCGCCGCAAATCGGCTTGCAGATTGGCCGCTTCGAGGACGGGCGTCGTTTCGGCCAAGGAGACGAAAAGGACCTTGGTACGCTTCGAATCCTGGAGCTGCATCATCGGGGTCGTGTAATGCCCGCCTTTGGCGTCGAGCATGCGAGCGACCTCACGGTGATAGGCGCCCGTCGCGTCCAACAGCAGCAGCGTATGGCCGGTTGGCGCCGTGTCCATGACCACGAATTTCTCGCCCGCCTCGCGGATGATGCGCGAGAAAGCCTGAAAGACGGCGATTTCCTCGGTGCATGGCGAACGCAAATCCTCTTCGAGCAAAGCGCGCCCTTGGGCATCGAGCTTCGCGCCTTTCGTTCGCAGCACTTCCTGCCGGTAGCGTTCGGTCTCGGCGTGCGGATCGATACGGCTGACCGTCAGATGCGCCATGGAGCCGTGCAGCGTCTCAGTGAGATGCGCGGCAGGGTCGGAGGTGGTGAGGTGGACCGGGAGCCCCCGCCGCGCCAGTTCGACGGCGACTGCCGCCGCCAGCGTTGTCTTGCCGACGCCGCCCTTGCCCATGAGCATGACCAGCCCATGGCCGTCAGCCGCGATGTCATCCACGAGATCGGAGAGGCTGGGGGCGCGGAGCGCGACCGGCTCTCCCGCCGCGTCCGGCTGGGGCGCGGTTTCCACAAGGAGCTGGCGCAGTGCATCGAGGCCGACGAGGTTGAACGGTTTGAGCGGCACATCATCGCGGGGCAAGGCGTGCAACTCGTCCGGCATCGCCGCCAAAGCCGCTTGCTCGCGTCCGTAAATTGCCTTGGCGAGCGGATCGAGCGCCGCTTCCTCCTCGGGCAACAGCCCGTTGACGATCAGAAATTGCTGGGTAAGGCCGATCGCCGCAAGCTCGCCATGGGTGCGCGCCGCTTCGCGCAGCGCCGAATTCTGGGCGCGGGCGACAAGGACGAGGCGGGTGCGTTGACCGTCTGCGAGCGCCTGCACGGCGGCGCTGTATTGCGTGCGTTGTTTTTCGAGGCCCGCGAGCGGACCAAGGCAAGACGCGTCGCCTTTCCCGGCTTCCAGAAATCCCGACCAGGCGACGGGCAACTGCAAAAGGCGAATGGTGTGGCCGGTCGGCGCGGTGTCGAAAACAATGTGGTCGTAGGACGAGGTGATTTCAGTATCGGTCAGCAACGCGGTGAATTCGTCGAAGGCGGCGATTTCGGTCGTACAGGCTCCCGAAAGCTGTTCCTCAATGCCTTTGACGACGGCCTCCGGCAGCTGGCCGCGAACCGGGCCGACGATACGGTCGCGATAGGCTTGCGCCGCCGCCTCCGGGTCGATTTCGAGGGCAAACAGCCGGGAAACATCACTGATCGAGGTGATTTTGTTCCCGATAGAGACCCCGAAAACCTGGCCGACGTTCGACGCGGGATCGGTGCTGACCAGCAGCACTCGGCGTCCAGCCTCCGCGAGCTGGATCGCCGTGGCGCAGGCGATCGAGGTTTTGCCGACGCCACCTTTGCCCGTGAAGAAAAGGAAACGCGGCGCGCCTTCGAGAAATTTCATGGCGTTACCTCAGCAGCATGAGGTCTTGCCGCCGCAGCATGAGCCTTGTTGCGCTTCGGCGGCTTCCTTGACGCCTGCCCAGCGCGCCAGCTCGGCGC contains these protein-coding regions:
- the arsA gene encoding arsenical pump-driving ATPase — encoded protein: MKFLEGAPRFLFFTGKGGVGKTSIACATAIQLAEAGRRVLLVSTDPASNVGQVFGVSIGNKITSISDVSRLFALEIDPEAAAQAYRDRIVGPVRGQLPEAVVKGIEEQLSGACTTEIAAFDEFTALLTDTEITSSYDHIVFDTAPTGHTIRLLQLPVAWSGFLEAGKGDASCLGPLAGLEKQRTQYSAAVQALADGQRTRLVLVARAQNSALREAARTHGELAAIGLTQQFLIVNGLLPEEEAALDPLAKAIYGREQAALAAMPDELHALPRDDVPLKPFNLVGLDALRQLLVETAPQPDAAGEPVALRAPSLSDLVDDIAADGHGLVMLMGKGGVGKTTLAAAVAVELARRGLPVHLTTSDPAAHLTETLHGSMAHLTVSRIDPHAETERYRQEVLRTKGAKLDAQGRALLEEDLRSPCTEEIAVFQAFSRIIREAGEKFVVMDTAPTGHTLLLLDATGAYHREVARMLDAKGGHYTTPMMQLQDSKRTKVLFVSLAETTPVLEAANLQADLRRAGIEPWAWVINNSVAAARPRSPLLRKRAQNELVEVEKVARLHARRYAAVPLLEEEPVGVERLLKLAAPLREPA